From one Streptomyces spiramyceticus genomic stretch:
- the pdhA gene encoding pyruvate dehydrogenase (acetyl-transferring) E1 component subunit alpha, whose protein sequence is MTVESTAARKPRRSSTKRVSAKKAQPSEPELVQLLTPEGERVEHPDYAIDLTPDEMLGLYRDMVLTRRFDAEATSLQRQGELGLWASLLGQEAAQIGSGRALRDDDYVFPTYREHGVAWCRGVDPTNLLGMFRGVNHGGWDPNTNNFHLYTIVIGSQTLHATGYAMGVAKDGADSAVIAYFGDGASSQGDVAESFTFSAVYNAPVVFFCQNNQWAISEPTERQTRVPLYQRAQGFGFPGVRVDGNDVLACLAVTRSALERARRGEGPTLVEAFTYRMGAHTTSDDPTKYRADEEREAWEAKDPILRLRTYLENEGFADEAFFTELEAESETLGKRVREAVRAMPDPDQMAIFENVYADGHALVDEERAQFAEYQASFAEAASSEKGN, encoded by the coding sequence GTGACCGTGGAGAGCACTGCCGCGCGTAAGCCGCGACGCAGCAGCACCAAGCGCGTCAGCGCCAAGAAAGCCCAGCCTTCCGAGCCGGAGCTCGTACAGCTGCTCACCCCCGAGGGCGAGCGTGTCGAGCACCCGGACTACGCGATCGACCTGACCCCGGACGAAATGCTCGGCCTGTACCGGGACATGGTTCTGACCCGTCGCTTCGACGCCGAGGCCACCTCACTCCAGCGCCAGGGCGAGCTGGGCCTGTGGGCCTCGCTGCTCGGCCAGGAGGCGGCCCAGATCGGCTCCGGCCGCGCCCTCCGTGACGACGACTACGTCTTCCCGACGTACCGCGAGCACGGTGTCGCCTGGTGCCGGGGCGTCGACCCGACCAATCTGCTGGGAATGTTCCGTGGCGTGAACCACGGTGGCTGGGACCCCAACACCAACAATTTCCATCTGTACACGATCGTCATCGGCTCACAGACGCTGCATGCGACCGGTTACGCGATGGGTGTCGCCAAGGACGGCGCGGATTCCGCGGTCATCGCGTACTTCGGCGACGGTGCCTCCAGCCAGGGCGATGTCGCTGAATCGTTCACCTTCTCCGCGGTCTACAACGCCCCGGTCGTCTTCTTCTGCCAGAACAACCAGTGGGCGATCTCCGAGCCCACCGAGCGGCAGACCCGCGTCCCGCTTTACCAGCGCGCGCAGGGCTTCGGCTTCCCCGGCGTCCGCGTCGACGGCAACGACGTGCTGGCCTGCCTGGCCGTGACCCGTTCCGCACTGGAGCGGGCCCGCCGGGGCGAGGGCCCGACGCTGGTCGAGGCCTTCACGTACCGGATGGGCGCCCACACCACCTCCGACGACCCGACCAAGTACCGGGCCGACGAGGAGCGCGAGGCGTGGGAGGCGAAGGACCCGATCCTGCGCCTTCGTACGTACCTTGAGAACGAGGGCTTCGCCGACGAGGCGTTCTTCACCGAGCTCGAAGCCGAGAGCGAGACCCTCGGCAAGCGGGTCCGCGAGGCGGTGCGCGCGATGCCCGACCCGGACCAGATGGCGATCTTCGAGAACGTCTACGCGGACGGCCACGCCCTCGTCGACGAGGAGCGCGCACAGTTCGCCGAGTACCAGGCGTCCTTCGCCGAAGCCGCTTCGTCCGAGAAGGGCAACTAG
- a CDS encoding phosphotransferase — protein MPRSSAASAPAPPPPVGALLRRYANKGEPLSCEPVTQGLLNHGYRLVTTRGDFFLKHHLDSDRETIRRQHRATRHLQAFGVPVAPPVEDADGGTVTVIGGRCYALHPWIEGRHRDGAQLTTAESRRLGALLGRVHTCLDRVMVDRATDLTDLTDPADAAGPTDSANPADTYALIDELLTLARGRRPRDTFDVLAEHRLLERRTLLERHAHRRPPPVDEPATGWVHGDFHPLNLLYRGAEPAAIVDWDRLAVQPRAEEAVRAAAIFFVRPDGELELAKVRAYAGAYRRAAGAGAEELAAAVHRVWWERLNDFWILRWRYQLHDRRADPQFPAASALAVWWTREYEAVCEAFAG, from the coding sequence GTGCCACGCTCATCTGCGGCCTCCGCCCCCGCACCCCCGCCGCCCGTCGGCGCCCTTCTGCGCCGCTATGCGAACAAGGGCGAACCGCTCTCCTGCGAGCCCGTGACCCAGGGCCTGCTCAACCACGGCTACCGCCTCGTCACCACCCGCGGCGATTTCTTCCTCAAGCACCACCTCGACAGCGACCGCGAAACGATCAGGCGCCAGCACCGCGCCACCCGCCACCTCCAGGCTTTCGGCGTGCCCGTCGCCCCTCCCGTCGAGGACGCGGACGGCGGCACGGTCACGGTCATCGGCGGCCGCTGCTACGCCCTGCACCCCTGGATCGAGGGCCGGCACCGGGACGGCGCGCAGCTCACGACCGCGGAATCCCGGCGGCTCGGGGCACTACTGGGGCGCGTGCACACCTGCCTCGACCGCGTGATGGTCGACCGCGCGACCGACCTCACCGACCTCACCGACCCCGCCGACGCGGCCGGACCCACCGATTCGGCCAACCCCGCGGACACCTACGCGCTGATCGACGAGCTGCTGACGCTGGCACGCGGACGGCGGCCCCGGGACACCTTCGACGTACTGGCGGAACACCGGCTCCTGGAGCGGCGCACCCTGCTGGAGCGGCACGCCCACCGGCGGCCCCCGCCCGTCGACGAGCCCGCCACGGGGTGGGTGCACGGCGACTTCCACCCGCTGAACCTGCTGTACCGGGGCGCCGAGCCCGCCGCGATCGTCGACTGGGACCGGCTCGCCGTGCAGCCGCGCGCGGAGGAGGCGGTACGGGCCGCGGCCATCTTTTTCGTACGGCCGGACGGGGAGCTGGAGCTGGCGAAGGTACGGGCGTACGCGGGCGCGTACCGGCGCGCGGCCGGGGCGGGGGCGGAGGAGCTGGCCGCCGCGGTGCACCGGGTGTGGTGGGAGCGGCTCAACGACTTCTGGATACTGCGCTGGCGCTACCAGCTGCACGACCGAAGGGCCGACCCGCAGTTTCCTGCGGCGTCGGCCCTGGCGGTCTGGTGGACGAGGGAGTACGAGGCGGTGTGCGAGGCGTTCGCGGGGTGA
- a CDS encoding response regulator, which produces MHEDGKITVFLVDDHEVVRRGVHELLSVEDDIEVVGEAGTAEDAQVRIVATRPDVAVLDVRLPDGSGVEVCREVRSQNEDIKCLMLTSFADDEALFDAIMAGASGYVLKAIRGNELLAAVRDVAAGKSLLDPVATASVLERLRSGDSSKEGDSRLANLTHQERKILDLIGEGLTNRVIGERLHLAEKTIKNYVSSLLSKLGMERRSQAAAYVARKQAEERR; this is translated from the coding sequence GTGCACGAAGACGGAAAAATCACTGTATTTCTCGTTGACGACCACGAGGTGGTCCGACGCGGTGTCCATGAGCTCCTCTCCGTCGAGGACGACATCGAGGTGGTCGGCGAAGCCGGTACGGCCGAAGATGCCCAGGTCAGGATCGTTGCGACGCGTCCCGACGTCGCCGTGCTCGACGTACGGCTGCCGGACGGAAGCGGTGTGGAGGTGTGCCGCGAGGTCAGATCACAGAATGAGGACATCAAATGCCTCATGCTGACCTCGTTCGCCGACGACGAGGCACTTTTCGACGCGATCATGGCCGGTGCCTCGGGTTACGTACTCAAAGCGATCCGCGGAAATGAGCTGCTGGCGGCCGTACGCGACGTAGCCGCGGGCAAGTCGCTGCTCGACCCGGTGGCGACGGCGAGCGTCCTGGAGCGGCTGCGCTCGGGCGACAGTTCCAAGGAGGGCGACAGCAGGCTCGCAAACCTCACCCACCAGGAGCGCAAGATCCTCGACCTGATCGGCGAGGGCCTGACAAACCGGGTCATCGGCGAGCGGCTGCACCTCGCGGAGAAGACGATCAAGAATTACGTCTCCAGTCTGCTGTCCAAGCTGGGCATGGAGCGCCGCTCGCAGGCCGCGGCGTACGTCGCGCGCAAGCAGGCGGAGGAGCGGCGCTGA
- a CDS encoding D-alanyl-D-alanine carboxypeptidase family protein — MRRATAVLVTTGALLTVSPLAAPAQAATAPSVTAKGAFMLNNATGATVYSKGADTKRQMASTTKIMTAAVVLSTSGVDLNRKVTVKQAYRDYVTAQGASTADLKTGDKVTVRQLLYGTMLPSGCDAAYALADAFGTGTTVSARKTSFISKMNAKAKSLGLTNTKFDSFDGISTTGNNYTTPRDLAKIARYAMKNSNFRAVVKATSYKSTATTSTGGTRTYTWYNTNKLLGSYSGAIGIKTGTGTSAGPCLVFAATRGTKTLVGVVLNSTTVTDRYNDAGKMLNYGFGTSTTTTMKLRTLPSGAQQD; from the coding sequence GTGCGCAGAGCCACCGCGGTCCTCGTCACCACCGGCGCACTGCTGACCGTCTCGCCCCTGGCCGCGCCTGCGCAGGCGGCCACCGCGCCGTCCGTCACCGCCAAGGGCGCGTTCATGCTCAACAACGCGACCGGTGCCACGGTCTACAGCAAGGGCGCGGACACCAAGCGCCAGATGGCCAGCACGACGAAGATCATGACGGCCGCCGTGGTCCTCAGCACGAGCGGCGTCGACCTCAACCGCAAGGTGACGGTCAAGCAGGCCTACCGCGACTACGTCACCGCGCAGGGCGCGAGCACCGCCGACCTGAAGACCGGCGACAAGGTGACAGTCCGTCAGCTGCTGTACGGGACGATGCTGCCGTCCGGCTGCGACGCGGCGTACGCCCTGGCCGACGCCTTCGGCACCGGCACCACCGTCTCGGCACGCAAGACGTCCTTCATCTCCAAGATGAACGCGAAGGCCAAGTCCCTCGGCCTGACGAACACCAAGTTCGACTCCTTCGACGGCATCTCGACGACGGGCAACAACTACACGACCCCGCGCGACCTGGCGAAGATCGCCCGCTACGCGATGAAGAACAGCAACTTCCGCGCCGTCGTCAAGGCGACGTCGTACAAGAGCACCGCGACGACCAGCACCGGCGGCACCCGCACGTACACCTGGTACAACACCAACAAGCTGCTGGGCTCCTACAGCGGCGCCATCGGCATCAAGACCGGCACCGGCACGTCGGCCGGCCCCTGCCTGGTCTTCGCCGCCACCCGCGGTACGAAGACCCTCGTCGGTGTCGTCCTGAACAGCACCACGGTCACCGACCGCTACAACGACGCCGGCAAGATGCTGAACTACGGCTTCGGCACCAGCACCACGACGACCATGAAGCTGCGCACCCTGCCCTCGGGCGCACAGCAGGACTGA
- a CDS encoding carbon-nitrogen family hydrolase, whose translation MRASLIQIAVDPDEPVNSRRQRVASLVRDQRDVGADLVILPELWPVGAFAYESFADEAEPVEGPTYDAMSKAASDAGVWLHAGSIVERDDLDPDGPLYNTSLVFSPSGDLVRTYRKIHRFGFDKGEAVMMSAGEDLVTVRAAGLTFGLGTCYDLRFPELFRGLVDAGAEAFVIPAGWPARRRAHWTLLAQARAVENQAYVLACGTAGTHAGVEQAGHSIVVDPWGEVLAEAGAAEEVLTVELDPAKVTETREQFPALKDRRLRLP comes from the coding sequence GTGCGCGCCTCCCTCATCCAGATCGCAGTAGACCCGGACGAACCGGTCAATTCCCGCCGCCAACGCGTGGCTTCACTCGTACGCGACCAGCGCGACGTCGGCGCCGATCTGGTGATCCTCCCCGAGCTCTGGCCCGTCGGGGCTTTCGCCTACGAGTCCTTCGCGGACGAGGCCGAGCCCGTCGAGGGCCCGACGTACGACGCGATGTCGAAGGCGGCGAGCGACGCGGGGGTGTGGCTGCACGCGGGGTCGATCGTCGAGCGTGACGACCTGGACCCGGACGGCCCCCTCTACAACACCTCCCTGGTCTTCTCCCCCTCCGGCGACCTCGTCCGCACGTACCGCAAGATCCACCGCTTCGGCTTCGACAAGGGCGAGGCCGTGATGATGAGCGCGGGCGAGGACCTGGTCACGGTCAGGGCCGCGGGCCTGACCTTCGGCCTCGGCACGTGCTACGACCTGCGCTTCCCGGAGCTCTTCCGCGGCCTCGTCGACGCCGGGGCGGAAGCCTTCGTGATCCCGGCCGGCTGGCCCGCCCGCCGCCGCGCCCACTGGACGCTGCTGGCGCAGGCCCGCGCCGTCGAGAACCAGGCGTACGTCCTGGCCTGCGGCACCGCGGGCACGCACGCCGGCGTGGAGCAGGCGGGGCACAGCATCGTCGTGGACCCGTGGGGCGAGGTGCTCGCCGAGGCGGGCGCGGCGGAGGAAGTCCTGACGGTCGAACTCGACCCGGCGAAGGTGACGGAGACGCGGGAACAGTTCCCGGCCCTGAAGGACCGCCGCCTGCGCCTGCCTTGA
- a CDS encoding GntR family transcriptional regulator: MPAAPTASAAPVKIPAAAERVYAHIKKAVLDRRYEGGTLLTEGDLAEAVGVSRTPVREALLRLEVEGLIKLYPKKGALVLAVSAQEIADVVETRLLVEEFAVRRAVPAAPALIARLEELLEEQKQRAEEGDLAEVAVTDRCFHAEIVRNAGNQILSRLYDQLRDRQLRMGVTIMEAHPDRIAKNITEHAEMLDAIRAGDVEAAAQCVRRHVSRVKVLVRGEER; the protein is encoded by the coding sequence ATGCCTGCCGCGCCCACCGCCTCCGCCGCCCCCGTGAAGATCCCCGCCGCCGCCGAGCGCGTCTACGCGCACATCAAGAAGGCCGTCCTCGACCGGCGTTACGAAGGCGGCACCCTCCTCACCGAGGGCGACCTCGCCGAGGCCGTCGGCGTGTCCAGGACTCCCGTGCGCGAAGCGCTGCTGCGGCTGGAGGTCGAGGGGCTCATCAAGCTCTACCCGAAGAAGGGCGCCCTCGTCCTCGCCGTCTCCGCGCAGGAGATCGCCGACGTCGTCGAGACCCGGCTGCTGGTCGAGGAGTTCGCGGTACGCCGCGCCGTACCTGCAGCCCCCGCCCTGATCGCCCGCCTCGAAGAGCTCCTGGAGGAGCAGAAACAGCGCGCGGAGGAAGGCGACCTCGCCGAAGTCGCCGTCACCGACCGGTGCTTCCACGCCGAGATCGTCCGGAACGCCGGCAACCAGATCCTCTCCCGGCTGTACGACCAGCTCCGCGACCGCCAGCTGCGCATGGGCGTGACCATCATGGAGGCACACCCCGACCGCATCGCCAAGAACATCACCGAGCACGCCGAGATGCTCGACGCCATCAGGGCGGGCGACGTGGAAGCCGCCGCGCAGTGCGTACGCCGCCACGTCAGCCGGGTCAAGGTGCTGGTCAGGGGTGAGGAGCGGTGA
- a CDS encoding alpha-ketoacid dehydrogenase subunit beta → MSVQKLPLAKAINESLRKALETDPKVLIMGEDVGKLGGVFRVTDGLQKDFGEERVIDTPLAESGIVGTAIGLALRGYRPVVEIQFDGFVFPAYDQIVTQLAKMHARSLGKIKLPVVIRIPYGGGIGAVEHHSESPEALFAHVAGLKVVSPSNSSDAYWMMQQAIQSDDPVIFFEPKRRYWDKAEVDVEAIPGPLHKARVARAGSDLTLAAYGPMVKVCQEAAAAAEEEGKSLEVLDLRSMSPIDFDTIQTSVEKTGRLVVVHEAPVFYGSGAEIAARITERCFYHLEAPVLRVGGFHAPYPPARLEEEYLPGLDRVLDAVDRSLAY, encoded by the coding sequence ATGTCCGTACAGAAGTTGCCGCTCGCGAAGGCGATCAACGAGTCGCTGCGCAAGGCCCTCGAAACCGACCCCAAGGTCCTCATCATGGGCGAGGACGTCGGCAAGCTCGGCGGAGTCTTCCGTGTGACGGACGGCCTCCAGAAGGACTTCGGCGAGGAGCGGGTCATCGACACCCCGCTCGCCGAGTCCGGCATCGTCGGCACGGCGATCGGTCTCGCGCTGCGCGGCTACCGGCCGGTCGTGGAGATCCAGTTCGACGGTTTCGTCTTCCCCGCGTACGACCAGATCGTCACGCAGCTCGCGAAGATGCACGCCCGCTCGCTCGGCAAGATCAAGCTGCCGGTCGTCATCCGCATTCCGTACGGCGGCGGGATCGGCGCGGTCGAGCACCACAGCGAATCCCCGGAGGCGCTGTTCGCGCACGTCGCCGGCCTCAAGGTGGTCTCGCCGTCCAACTCGTCCGACGCGTACTGGATGATGCAGCAGGCCATCCAGAGCGACGACCCGGTGATCTTCTTCGAGCCGAAGAGGCGCTACTGGGACAAGGCCGAAGTCGACGTGGAAGCCATCCCGGGCCCGCTCCACAAGGCCCGCGTCGCGCGGGCCGGGTCCGACCTGACCCTTGCGGCGTACGGTCCGATGGTGAAGGTCTGCCAGGAGGCGGCAGCGGCGGCGGAGGAGGAGGGCAAGTCCCTCGAAGTCCTCGACCTGCGGTCGATGTCCCCGATCGACTTCGACACGATCCAGACGTCGGTCGAGAAGACCGGCCGCCTGGTCGTCGTCCACGAAGCGCCGGTCTTCTACGGTTCGGGCGCGGAGATCGCCGCTCGCATCACGGAGCGGTGCTTCTACCACCTTGAGGCGCCGGTTCTGAGGGTCGGTGGCTTCCATGCGCCGTATCCGCCCGCGCGCCTGGAGGAGGAGTACTTGCCGGGACTCGACCGGGTACTCGACGCCGTCGACCGCTCGCTTGCGTACTGA
- a CDS encoding pyridoxamine 5'-phosphate oxidase family protein, translating to MSSEELRAIELLRRVPYGRVATSMRALPFLAVARHIVVNGRVLLRTHAGFNHHQACNGSVVAYGADNFNSGAADMWSVQFTGTAEVFEPSHAELELFGRGPHSVDGEPFEPVHMRIEPQFVTVHSLNGAPERRFEYAL from the coding sequence ATGTCCTCCGAGGAACTCCGCGCCATCGAACTCCTGCGCCGCGTCCCGTACGGCCGGGTCGCGACGAGCATGCGGGCCCTGCCCTTCCTGGCCGTCGCCCGGCACATCGTGGTGAACGGCCGCGTGCTGCTGCGTACGCACGCCGGCTTCAACCACCACCAGGCCTGCAACGGCAGCGTGGTGGCGTACGGGGCGGACAACTTCAACTCCGGTGCCGCCGACATGTGGTCCGTGCAGTTCACCGGCACCGCCGAGGTCTTCGAGCCCTCCCATGCCGAGCTGGAGCTGTTCGGACGGGGTCCGCATTCTGTCGACGGCGAGCCCTTCGAGCCCGTCCACATGCGCATCGAGCCGCAGTTCGTCACCGTGCACTCACTGAATGGCGCCCCCGAGCGACGGTTCGAGTACGCCCTGTGA
- a CDS encoding maleylpyruvate isomerase family mycothiol-dependent enzyme, translating to MTVHPSLQTYADAWTHSIEAISELVTPLVEGEWNRRTPCPGWSVRDIVSHIIGMECEMLGDPRPIHTLPRDLYHVTSEFARYMEMQVDVRRHHTAPEMTSELEYTIIRRARQLRNENRAPDTMVRAPLGAEQTLELALRMRAFDTWVHEQDLRATFGVPGNLDSPGAHVARDVLVQGLPKVVAKNAGAPVNSAVVFDVHGPLEFMRTVRVDGEGRGTVDGTPSLGPLATVALDWETYLRLACGRVRYETVADRVKVEGDRDLADAILRNFAVTP from the coding sequence GTGACCGTCCATCCCAGCCTCCAGACCTACGCCGACGCCTGGACCCACTCCATCGAAGCCATATCCGAGCTGGTGACGCCGCTCGTCGAAGGCGAGTGGAACCGCCGTACGCCCTGCCCCGGCTGGTCGGTGCGCGACATCGTCTCGCACATCATCGGCATGGAGTGCGAGATGCTCGGCGACCCGCGGCCGATCCACACGCTGCCGCGCGATCTCTACCACGTGACCTCGGAGTTCGCCCGGTACATGGAGATGCAGGTCGACGTACGGCGCCACCACACGGCGCCGGAGATGACCTCCGAGCTCGAATACACGATCATCCGCCGCGCACGTCAGCTCCGTAACGAGAACCGCGCCCCCGACACCATGGTCCGCGCCCCGCTCGGCGCCGAGCAGACCCTGGAACTGGCACTGCGCATGCGGGCGTTCGACACCTGGGTGCACGAGCAGGACCTGCGAGCCACCTTCGGCGTGCCCGGCAACCTGGACTCCCCCGGCGCGCACGTCGCCCGCGACGTTCTCGTCCAGGGCCTGCCGAAGGTCGTCGCGAAGAACGCGGGCGCACCGGTCAACTCCGCTGTCGTCTTCGACGTTCACGGCCCGCTCGAATTCATGCGTACGGTCCGGGTGGACGGGGAAGGCCGCGGCACCGTCGACGGCACGCCCTCGCTGGGCCCGCTGGCGACGGTCGCCCTGGACTGGGAGACGTATCTGCGCCTGGCCTGCGGGCGGGTGCGCTACGAGACGGTCGCCGACCGCGTCAAGGTCGAGGGCGACCGCGACCTGGCGGACGCGATCCTGCGCAACTTCGCCGTCACGCCCTAG
- a CDS encoding dihydrolipoamide acetyltransferase family protein — translation MTDSATSQRFREFKMPDVGEGLTEAEILKWYVQPGDTVTDGQVVCEVETAKAAVELPIPFDGVVHELRFGEGVTVDVGQVIITVDVAPGTEAPAPAPAAAPEPAPAPSAPAPSAPAEEAKPAARQPVLVGYGVSEASTKRRARKGAAASPEAAKAAAAVQVELNGHGETAAVPEFRPLAKPPVRKLAKDLGIDLATVTPTGRDGIITREDVHAAAASVQPEPVAAPAPEPAPVAAAAAPEPAAVTPGDREIRTPIKGVRKAIASAMVNSAFTAPHVTEFITFDITRTMKLVEELKSDKDMAGLRVNPLLLIAKALLVAIKRNPAVNAAWDEANQEIVQKEYVNLGIAAATPRGLIVPNIKDAQAKTLPELAAALGELVATAREGKTSPAAMQGGTVTITNVGVFGVDTGTPILNPGESAILAVGAIKLQPWVHKGKVKPRQVTTLALSFDHRLVDGELGSRVLADTAAVLEQPRRLITWA, via the coding sequence ATGACTGATTCTGCGACTTCCCAGCGTTTTCGCGAGTTCAAGATGCCCGATGTGGGCGAGGGGCTCACCGAGGCCGAGATCCTCAAGTGGTACGTCCAGCCGGGCGACACCGTCACCGACGGCCAGGTGGTGTGCGAGGTCGAGACGGCGAAAGCCGCCGTCGAACTGCCCATCCCCTTCGACGGTGTCGTGCACGAGCTTCGCTTCGGCGAGGGCGTGACGGTCGATGTCGGCCAGGTGATCATTACGGTCGATGTGGCGCCGGGCACGGAAGCGCCGGCCCCCGCACCGGCGGCGGCGCCGGAGCCCGCCCCTGCACCCTCCGCCCCTGCACCCTCCGCCCCCGCTGAGGAAGCCAAGCCCGCGGCCCGCCAGCCCGTGCTGGTCGGCTACGGCGTGTCCGAAGCGAGCACGAAGCGTCGTGCGCGCAAGGGCGCGGCGGCGTCCCCGGAAGCCGCCAAGGCGGCGGCCGCGGTGCAGGTGGAACTCAACGGCCACGGCGAGACGGCGGCCGTACCCGAGTTCCGCCCGCTGGCCAAGCCCCCGGTCCGCAAGCTCGCCAAGGACCTGGGCATCGACCTGGCCACGGTCACGCCGACCGGCCGTGACGGGATCATCACCCGCGAGGACGTCCACGCGGCGGCAGCCTCCGTACAGCCGGAGCCGGTCGCGGCACCCGCCCCGGAGCCCGCCCCCGTTGCTGCGGCCGCTGCGCCGGAGCCGGCCGCCGTGACCCCGGGCGACCGGGAGATCCGTACACCCATCAAGGGCGTACGGAAGGCGATCGCGTCGGCCATGGTGAACAGTGCGTTCACCGCGCCGCACGTCACGGAATTCATCACCTTCGACATCACGCGCACGATGAAGCTCGTCGAAGAGCTGAAGTCCGACAAGGACATGGCGGGCCTGCGGGTCAACCCGCTCCTCCTGATCGCCAAGGCGCTCCTCGTGGCGATCAAGCGCAACCCGGCCGTCAACGCGGCCTGGGACGAGGCGAACCAGGAGATCGTGCAGAAGGAGTACGTGAACCTGGGCATCGCCGCCGCCACCCCGCGCGGCCTGATCGTCCCGAACATCAAGGACGCCCAGGCCAAGACCCTGCCGGAACTGGCCGCCGCGCTCGGCGAGTTGGTGGCGACGGCCCGCGAGGGCAAGACGTCGCCGGCGGCGATGCAGGGCGGCACGGTGACGATCACCAACGTCGGCGTCTTCGGTGTCGACACGGGTACGCCGATCCTCAACCCGGGCGAGTCCGCGATCCTCGCGGTCGGCGCGATCAAGCTCCAGCCGTGGGTCCACAAGGGCAAGGTCAAGCCCCGCCAGGTCACCACCCTCGCCCTCTCCTTCGACCACCGGCTGGTCGACGGCGAACTGGGCTCCAGGGTCCTGGCGGACACGGCGGCCGTACTGGAACAGCCGAGGCGCCTGATCACCTGGGCCTGA
- a CDS encoding MFS transporter: MRDPAAPAASLPGDPPGGRRAAAVWGIGVAVYFVAVIFRTSLGVAGLDAADRFDVNASALSTFSILQLLVYAGMQIPVGLMVDRWGTKKVLTLGVVLFTLGQLGFAFSPSYGMALAARALLGCGDAMTFIAVLRLGARWFPARRGPLIAQVAALCGMAGNLVSTLVIARLLHGVGWTATFGGSAAAGVLVLVLLLLFLKDHPEGHEPAPAEHAGTSYVRKQIAASWREPGTRLGMWVHFTTQFPAMVFLLLWGMPFLVEAQGLSRGTAGELLTLVVVSNMALGLVFGQVVARHGAARAPLALGTVGATALLWATTIAYPGDHAPMWLLITLCAVLGACGPASMIGFDFARPANPPERQGTASGIVNMGGFTASMTTLLAVGVLLDATGDNYRIAFASVFVLETLGVVQILRLRTRTARRERDHLVASRVEAVHVPA, encoded by the coding sequence GTGAGGGATCCCGCCGCGCCCGCCGCCTCCCTGCCCGGCGATCCACCGGGCGGCCGCCGGGCCGCCGCCGTCTGGGGCATCGGTGTCGCCGTCTACTTCGTCGCCGTCATCTTCCGTACGAGCCTGGGTGTGGCGGGCCTCGACGCCGCCGACCGGTTCGACGTCAACGCGTCCGCACTGTCGACGTTCTCGATCCTCCAGCTCCTCGTGTACGCCGGGATGCAGATACCCGTCGGCCTCATGGTCGACCGCTGGGGCACGAAGAAGGTCCTGACCCTGGGCGTCGTGCTGTTCACGCTCGGGCAGCTCGGCTTCGCCTTCTCCCCCTCGTACGGCATGGCTCTCGCCGCCCGCGCCCTTCTCGGCTGCGGCGACGCGATGACCTTCATCGCCGTACTGCGGCTCGGCGCCCGGTGGTTCCCCGCCCGGCGCGGCCCGCTGATCGCGCAGGTCGCGGCGTTGTGCGGGATGGCGGGCAACCTCGTCTCGACGCTGGTGATCGCGCGGCTGCTGCACGGCGTCGGCTGGACAGCGACCTTCGGCGGCAGCGCGGCCGCCGGAGTCCTGGTCCTCGTACTGCTCCTGCTCTTCCTCAAGGACCACCCCGAAGGGCACGAGCCCGCGCCCGCCGAGCACGCCGGCACGTCGTATGTCCGCAAGCAGATCGCCGCCTCGTGGCGCGAGCCCGGGACGCGGCTGGGTATGTGGGTCCACTTCACGACGCAGTTCCCGGCGATGGTGTTCCTGCTGCTGTGGGGGATGCCGTTCCTGGTGGAGGCGCAGGGGCTGTCGCGCGGGACCGCGGGGGAGCTGCTGACCCTGGTCGTCGTGTCGAACATGGCGCTGGGCCTGGTCTTCGGGCAGGTCGTCGCCCGCCACGGCGCGGCCCGCGCGCCGCTCGCCCTCGGCACGGTCGGCGCGACCGCCCTGCTGTGGGCGACGACCATCGCGTACCCGGGCGACCACGCCCCGATGTGGCTGCTGATCACGCTGTGCGCCGTGCTCGGGGCCTGTGGCCCGGCGTCCATGATCGGCTTCGACTTCGCCCGCCCCGCGAACCCGCCGGAGCGCCAGGGCACGGCGTCCGGGATCGTCAACATGGGCGGCTTCACCGCCTCGATGACGACGCTGCTCGCGGTGGGCGTCCTGCTCGACGCCACCGGCGACAACTACCGGATCGCGTTCGCCTCCGTCTTCGTGCTGGAGACGCTCGGCGTCGTACAGATCCTGCGTCTGCGCACGCGGACGGCCCGCCGCGAGCGGGACCACCTGGTCGCCAGCCGCGTCGAGGCGGTGCACGTCCCCGCCTGA